One window of the Klebsiella sp. WP3-W18-ESBL-02 genome contains the following:
- a CDS encoding methyltransferase domain-containing protein translates to MNTDLEYLVSQLPEIYQTIYGHNKWADASSRDCNVRLGLITEQYCKLEKVLGRPLRVLDLGCAQGFFSLSLAALGATVRGVDFLPANIKVCQALAAENPTYKCTFEVGRIEDIIKTSNVNDYDLVIGLSVFHHIVHEHGLEQVKQWLKHLGDCTEIIIMELALREEPLYWGNSLPENPADLIDYCSFYRLIGEFETHLSMINRPMYVISNKRVVLDNFVGTFNSWRKAPHNMSDSVPHEGTRRYYFGDSFVCKKCTFPTRGGVETFQSKRNRTEIMHEAEFLSKPPAAFKAPQLIESKINRHDGWLAMERIQGSLLCELLAEKHNVNIEKVLKDILAELVILENEGLYHDDIRTWNIIYDSSNDCYRLIDYGSISEKKKDCGWPYDPILSFFVFINEIIQNHTDKKVIWRKGYINPFTLPPLYQNWLGELWRKPVEDWNFALVAELFEIRHTLPNFSASITGAELWVVAQEQLAIDMQNLGLINSERVDHLSATSEESFRQIAALRQELLNVKEQYSSLQRLNSALINISKLKIIKPFRYISTQLKLLRQHGLKKRIKHLVKRLLLKVAKVFQANHNLKNFTRKILYKTGTYNLAFKIYRRMFPVLINTEDSDVWLDSKINAQLNSSELVPEEVAKIHKMIKKNN, encoded by the coding sequence ATGAATACCGATTTAGAGTATCTAGTTTCACAACTGCCAGAAATTTACCAGACTATTTATGGTCATAATAAATGGGCAGATGCATCTTCACGAGACTGCAACGTTCGTTTAGGTTTAATTACTGAACAATACTGCAAACTAGAAAAAGTGCTCGGGAGACCATTGCGAGTTCTCGACTTAGGCTGTGCTCAAGGCTTTTTTAGTTTAAGTCTTGCCGCGTTAGGGGCAACCGTCCGTGGTGTGGATTTCTTGCCCGCTAATATTAAGGTCTGCCAAGCTTTGGCTGCAGAAAATCCAACGTATAAATGTACTTTTGAAGTTGGACGCATTGAAGATATTATTAAAACATCGAATGTAAATGACTACGATCTCGTAATAGGTTTAAGTGTTTTCCATCATATTGTTCATGAACATGGACTTGAACAGGTGAAGCAATGGCTCAAACATTTGGGCGATTGCACAGAAATTATTATTATGGAGCTGGCTTTACGTGAAGAGCCGCTTTACTGGGGAAACTCATTACCTGAAAATCCGGCTGACCTTATTGATTACTGTTCCTTTTATCGTTTAATTGGCGAATTTGAAACTCATCTTTCAATGATAAACAGGCCAATGTACGTCATCAGTAACAAGCGAGTAGTTCTGGATAACTTTGTAGGAACATTTAATTCATGGCGCAAAGCACCACATAATATGAGTGATAGTGTGCCACATGAGGGTACCAGACGTTACTATTTTGGTGATTCATTTGTCTGTAAAAAATGTACTTTCCCAACTAGAGGAGGTGTTGAAACCTTCCAAAGTAAAAGAAATCGAACTGAGATTATGCATGAAGCGGAATTTCTTAGCAAACCACCTGCCGCGTTTAAGGCTCCGCAGCTTATAGAAAGTAAAATAAATAGGCATGATGGCTGGTTGGCTATGGAGCGTATTCAGGGTTCACTATTATGTGAACTTTTGGCTGAAAAACATAATGTTAATATTGAGAAAGTTTTAAAAGATATATTAGCGGAGCTTGTTATATTAGAAAATGAAGGCCTATATCATGATGATATCCGTACTTGGAATATTATTTATGATAGTAGTAATGATTGTTATCGATTGATTGATTATGGTTCTATTTCAGAAAAGAAAAAAGATTGTGGCTGGCCATATGATCCCATTCTTTCTTTCTTTGTTTTTATTAATGAAATCATTCAGAATCACACTGATAAAAAGGTTATTTGGCGTAAAGGCTATATAAACCCATTCACGCTTCCTCCGTTATATCAAAATTGGTTGGGGGAATTATGGCGTAAACCAGTGGAAGACTGGAATTTTGCTTTGGTAGCTGAATTATTTGAAATAAGGCATACTTTACCAAACTTTTCAGCAAGCATAACGGGTGCAGAATTATGGGTTGTAGCCCAGGAACAACTTGCCATCGATATGCAAAATTTAGGTCTCATTAATAGTGAACGAGTCGACCACTTATCAGCAACTTCTGAGGAGAGTTTTAGGCAAATTGCAGCATTGCGACAAGAATTACTAAACGTTAAAGAGCAATATTCATCTTTACAACGCCTAAATTCTGCACTTATTAATATCTCTAAGCTGAAAATAATAAAACCATTCCGTTATATTAGTACACAATTAAAATTATTAAGACAGCACGGGTTAAAAAAAAGAATTAAACATTTGGTTAAGCGATTGTTACTTAAAGTTGCTAAAGTATTTCAGGCTAACCACAATTTAAAAAATTTCACCCGTAAAATACTGTATAAAACTGGGACGTACAACTTAGCTTTCAAAATATATCGTCGAATGTTTCCAGTTTTAATAAATACCGAAGATTCAGACGTTTGGTTAGATAGCAAAATTAATGCTCAATTAAACAGTTCTGAGTTGGTACCTGAGGAAGTTGCAAAAATTCATAAAATGATTAAAAAAAATAATTGA
- a CDS encoding glycosyltransferase family 4 protein → MHILIDVQGLQSESKSRGIGRYTLELTRAIILNRGEHRISVLINGLYPINNINEVKSKLCDILPEHECYIFSGVSPTANRDKNNLYRSKLTQQCRELAIENISPDIVLVSSFFEGFTDNFTVNISKSTDWKTFVICYDLIPLLNKERYLCDPVFEQFYMNKLAELAGSDGLLAISESSRQEAIIHTGIPAEKVTNISSAASDSFRKIASTDEYFSGLINKLKLPKKFILALAMMEPRKNIETMVIAYSKLPETLRNNYQLVLAYNVNSAEKQQIIDLAKDNGVVESSLIFTGYLSDDELIAIYNLCTLFVFPSLHEGFGLPPLEAMKCGAATLSSNTTSLPEVMGWDQAMFDPTNPEDMSNKIAKALTDSNFYEQLKANAETQVIKFSWDLSATRAIDTMAKLVNNKTSSSKGFIFDDFINSLEISSGVSKQDYLKFAWSLVRNNYRMHKRKLLVDISVLVHHDAKTGIQRVSRSILSQLMAMQIEGYNIHPVYYTIGECYRYANKYKARSFGVNETEDKAVLFTKDDILLVADLTAHLFPAILPEIDEIRKVGVNVNFIVYDILPILHPEWCAESIRLAFPSWLEGIAAHGDQLICISESVANETRNWLQNQQKYINPFIKVSSFHLGADIDGSMPSSGLPDSATMFIKKMEELPTFLMVGTLEPRKGHEQTLAAFNKLWADGHQFQLCIIGKQGWNVEDLVSKINTSSEYNKHLFWLQDISDEYLELIYTKSCALIFASKGEGFGLPLIEAAQKNIPLIIRDIPVFREVVGSHAYYFKGENPNDISQAIIEWYSLYQCDKHPKSIDVKWLTWRQSVEQLLSKLPLIS, encoded by the coding sequence TTGCATATTCTAATTGATGTCCAGGGATTACAGTCAGAAAGTAAAAGCCGGGGTATCGGTCGTTATACATTAGAACTTACTCGTGCGATAATCCTTAATAGGGGAGAGCACCGCATCAGTGTTCTTATTAATGGACTATATCCAATTAATAATATCAACGAAGTCAAGTCTAAGCTATGTGACATTCTTCCTGAGCATGAGTGTTATATTTTTTCAGGAGTTAGCCCGACCGCAAATCGTGATAAAAATAATCTCTATCGTTCAAAATTAACTCAGCAGTGTCGTGAGCTGGCAATCGAGAATATTTCCCCAGATATTGTTCTGGTAAGTAGTTTCTTTGAAGGTTTTACAGATAATTTTACAGTAAATATATCTAAAAGTACTGACTGGAAGACATTTGTAATTTGTTACGATCTAATTCCACTTCTTAACAAAGAACGATATTTGTGCGATCCAGTTTTTGAACAGTTTTATATGAATAAATTAGCGGAGCTAGCGGGTTCAGATGGGCTACTTGCCATATCTGAGTCGTCTCGACAAGAAGCAATTATTCATACTGGAATTCCAGCTGAGAAAGTAACAAATATATCGTCTGCTGCCAGCGATTCATTCAGAAAAATAGCTTCGACAGATGAATATTTCTCAGGTTTGATAAACAAACTTAAATTGCCGAAGAAATTTATTCTTGCTCTCGCTATGATGGAACCTAGAAAGAATATCGAGACGATGGTAATTGCTTACAGTAAATTACCGGAGACTTTGCGAAATAATTACCAACTTGTTTTGGCTTATAACGTAAATTCTGCTGAGAAGCAACAGATCATCGATTTAGCAAAGGATAACGGAGTAGTCGAATCATCATTAATTTTTACCGGTTACCTAAGTGATGATGAACTTATTGCAATATATAATCTATGTACTCTTTTTGTTTTCCCATCTCTTCATGAAGGATTCGGCTTGCCACCATTAGAGGCAATGAAGTGTGGTGCAGCAACATTGAGCTCAAATACAACAAGTTTGCCTGAGGTAATGGGGTGGGATCAGGCAATGTTTGATCCTACAAATCCTGAGGATATGTCAAATAAGATTGCTAAGGCTCTGACTGATAGCAATTTCTATGAACAACTTAAAGCAAATGCTGAAACTCAAGTTATTAAATTTTCTTGGGATTTATCGGCAACGCGTGCTATTGATACGATGGCAAAACTTGTTAATAATAAAACTTCGTCAAGCAAAGGTTTTATCTTTGATGATTTTATTAATTCACTTGAAATATCATCTGGTGTATCCAAACAGGATTATTTGAAATTTGCATGGTCGCTTGTGCGAAATAACTATAGGATGCACAAACGTAAATTGTTGGTTGATATATCTGTATTGGTTCACCATGATGCTAAAACAGGAATTCAACGCGTTTCACGCAGTATCCTTAGTCAACTAATGGCAATGCAAATTGAAGGTTACAACATTCATCCTGTGTACTACACTATAGGTGAATGTTACCGCTATGCGAATAAATATAAAGCCAGAAGCTTCGGTGTTAATGAAACTGAGGATAAAGCAGTATTATTTACGAAAGATGATATTCTGCTAGTTGCCGATCTTACTGCCCATTTGTTCCCTGCTATTCTTCCTGAAATTGATGAAATAAGAAAAGTAGGTGTGAATGTCAATTTTATTGTTTACGATATTTTACCTATTCTTCATCCTGAATGGTGTGCTGAAAGTATAAGGCTTGCATTCCCCTCATGGTTGGAAGGTATTGCTGCTCATGGTGATCAACTTATCTGCATATCCGAAAGTGTTGCCAATGAAACTCGAAATTGGCTCCAAAACCAGCAAAAATATATTAACCCATTTATTAAAGTTTCTAGCTTCCACTTAGGTGCAGACATTGATGGTAGCATGCCATCAAGTGGTCTCCCAGATTCTGCAACCATGTTTATAAAAAAAATGGAAGAATTACCTACGTTCCTAATGGTAGGTACATTAGAGCCAAGAAAAGGGCATGAACAGACGCTTGCAGCATTCAATAAACTTTGGGCTGATGGCCATCAATTCCAATTATGTATCATCGGCAAACAAGGGTGGAATGTTGAGGATCTAGTATCAAAAATTAATACCAGTTCTGAGTACAACAAACATTTATTCTGGCTTCAAGATATAAGTGATGAATATCTTGAATTAATTTATACTAAATCATGCGCGTTGATTTTTGCATCAAAAGGTGAAGGTTTTGGCCTTCCATTGATCGAAGCTGCTCAAAAGAATATACCTCTTATCATCAGGGACATTCCTGTTTTTAGAGAAGTAGTCGGTTCGCATGCATATTATTTCAAGGGTGAAAATCCTAATGATATTAGTCAGGCGATTATTGAATGGTATTCACTGTACCAATGTGATAAGCATCCTAAATCAATTGATGTTAAATGGTTGACTTGGCGTCAGAGTGTCGAGCAACTTCTGAGTAAATTGCCATTAATAAGCTAA
- the gmd gene encoding GDP-mannose 4,6-dehydratase, which translates to MKSAIITGITGQDGAYLAELLLSKGYKVYGTYRRTSSVNFWRIEELGIKNDPNLSLVEYDLTDLSASIRLLQTTAASEVYNLAAQSFVGVSFDQPITTAEITGIGPVNLLEAIRIVNPKARYYQASTSEMFGLVQAVPQKEDTPFYPRSPYGVAKLYAHWMTVNYRESYDIFASSGILFNHESPLRGQEFVTRKITDSVAKIKLGMLDVLELGNMDAKRDWGYAKEYVEGMWRILQAEKPDTFVLATNRTETVRDFVSMAFKAAGYTLRFEGKDEQEIGIDVATGKTLVRVNPKFFRPAEVDLLIGNPAKAKEILGWEPQTSLEQLCQMMVDADLRRNQQGSTY; encoded by the coding sequence ATGAAGTCTGCAATTATTACTGGTATCACTGGACAAGATGGGGCGTACCTGGCTGAGTTACTATTAAGCAAAGGTTATAAAGTATATGGAACTTATCGTCGTACGAGTTCTGTTAATTTTTGGCGAATTGAGGAGTTAGGTATCAAAAATGACCCTAATTTATCCCTCGTTGAATATGACTTAACTGATCTTTCAGCAAGCATTCGTCTACTTCAAACTACTGCCGCTTCTGAAGTATATAACCTAGCCGCACAGAGTTTCGTAGGTGTTTCCTTTGATCAGCCGATCACCACTGCAGAAATCACAGGAATTGGCCCAGTTAATCTACTGGAGGCTATTCGTATTGTTAATCCTAAGGCTCGCTACTATCAGGCGTCGACTTCAGAGATGTTTGGCTTAGTCCAAGCAGTGCCTCAGAAAGAAGATACTCCGTTTTATCCACGAAGCCCTTACGGGGTGGCAAAATTATATGCGCACTGGATGACAGTAAACTATCGAGAAAGTTACGATATTTTTGCATCTAGCGGTATTCTCTTTAATCATGAATCCCCATTACGAGGCCAGGAATTTGTTACTCGTAAGATCACTGATTCGGTAGCCAAAATTAAACTTGGAATGTTGGATGTTCTTGAGCTGGGCAATATGGATGCCAAACGTGATTGGGGATACGCAAAAGAATATGTGGAAGGGATGTGGCGTATTCTTCAGGCTGAAAAACCAGATACTTTTGTACTGGCTACTAATCGCACGGAAACGGTCCGTGACTTCGTTAGTATGGCTTTTAAAGCTGCTGGTTACACTTTACGATTTGAAGGTAAGGATGAACAGGAGATTGGGATTGATGTTGCTACAGGAAAGACCTTAGTCCGCGTAAATCCTAAATTTTTCCGACCTGCTGAAGTCGATTTGTTGATTGGCAATCCCGCTAAAGCGAAAGAAATTCTTGGTTGGGAACCTCAAACTTCACTGGAACAATTATGTCAAATGATGGTTGATGCTGACTTACGCCGTAACCAGCAAGGATCGACGTACTGA
- a CDS encoding GDP-mannose 4,6-dehydratase — MFTAGKHALVTGLNGFTGRYVAAELSAAGYRVFGLGSTPSNQLDYFQVDLTDISGLTNVIKQIKPNVVIHLAAIAYVGHGDADGFYNINLLGTRNLLQALCTSHSELDGILLSSSANIYGNSLGGRLNENTPANPANDYAVSKLGMEYMSRLWMDRLPIFITRPFNYTGVGQADNFLLPKIVKHFKNKSPTIELGNIDVWRDFTDVRALSQAYVRLLAARPYGEIINICSGRTYSLRKVIELCEKITGQHIDIRVNQAFVRHNEVKTLCGDTTKLQSFIPDWNVPPLEDTLRWMLESD, encoded by the coding sequence ATGTTTACCGCCGGAAAACATGCCCTGGTCACAGGACTCAATGGATTTACCGGCCGCTATGTGGCAGCGGAATTATCCGCTGCCGGATATCGGGTATTCGGTCTTGGCTCTACGCCTTCTAACCAGCTAGATTATTTCCAGGTTGATTTAACTGATATTTCTGGGCTAACAAATGTTATTAAACAAATAAAACCAAATGTAGTTATTCACCTGGCGGCAATAGCCTATGTTGGGCATGGAGATGCAGATGGATTTTATAATATAAATTTATTAGGCACGCGAAATCTGCTGCAAGCATTGTGTACTAGTCATTCTGAATTAGATGGTATTCTCCTCTCTAGTAGTGCCAATATTTATGGTAATAGCCTTGGGGGGCGGTTGAATGAGAACACACCGGCAAACCCTGCAAATGACTATGCAGTAAGTAAACTCGGCATGGAGTATATGTCTCGTTTATGGATGGACCGTTTACCTATATTTATTACTCGGCCATTTAATTATACCGGAGTAGGGCAGGCTGATAATTTTCTGTTGCCAAAAATTGTTAAGCATTTTAAAAATAAATCACCAACTATAGAGTTGGGAAATATTGACGTTTGGCGAGATTTTACTGATGTTCGAGCTCTTAGCCAGGCCTATGTGAGACTATTAGCAGCTAGACCTTATGGTGAAATTATTAATATTTGTTCTGGCCGCACTTACTCTTTACGAAAAGTGATCGAGCTATGTGAGAAGATTACTGGTCAGCATATAGATATTCGTGTTAATCAAGCTTTTGTTCGTCATAATGAAGTAAAAACTCTGTGTGGTGACACAACAAAACTTCAGTCATTTATTCCTGACTGGAATGTCCCTCCGCTTGAAGATACCTTGCGCTGGATGCTGGAAAGTGATTAA
- a CDS encoding glycosyltransferase family 4 protein yields MKVIFGTDAIKYPLTGIGRYAFELAKCLSRSQDISELCFLRAHKLTTQLPVARESSLSTDGIKQYLKKNRLASEIYRVSAPWLKTNVLRKHKDAIYHGPNFYLPPRVDNCVVTFHDLSVFTLPHCHPPERVRYMQKELLQTIKRAEVIISDSDFTRNELINFFNLSEKKVFTAKLACSDQFRPYKKETIEPILNKFNLKFKQYTLFMGSIEPRKNISTLLDAYERIPLKRRQQTPLVISGFKGWRSENLHFRFEKGEREGWLRYLGFTASSDLPALYAGAVSFLFPSLYEGFGLPVLEAMASGTPVVCSDSSSLPEVAGPGALMCDAMDVETLTSLIIKSLDDDVWQLHAVELGKIHAGKFSWERCAAETIAAYKQVR; encoded by the coding sequence ATGAAAGTTATATTTGGAACCGATGCAATTAAATATCCGTTGACCGGAATTGGTCGTTATGCTTTCGAGTTGGCTAAATGCCTTTCCCGCAGCCAAGATATATCCGAACTTTGCTTTTTACGTGCGCATAAATTAACAACGCAACTCCCTGTTGCGCGTGAGTCAAGTCTCAGCACAGATGGCATTAAGCAATATCTAAAAAAAAATCGCTTGGCTTCTGAAATATATCGGGTTTCGGCACCGTGGTTAAAGACGAATGTTTTAAGAAAGCATAAAGATGCTATTTATCATGGGCCGAATTTCTACCTTCCTCCCAGGGTAGATAATTGTGTGGTTACCTTTCACGATTTATCTGTTTTTACTTTGCCTCATTGTCACCCGCCTGAACGTGTTCGCTATATGCAAAAAGAATTGTTGCAAACAATAAAACGTGCGGAAGTAATAATTTCAGATTCTGATTTTACAAGAAATGAGCTGATTAATTTTTTTAATTTATCTGAAAAAAAAGTCTTTACAGCAAAGTTGGCTTGCAGCGATCAATTTAGGCCATATAAAAAAGAAACTATTGAGCCCATACTTAATAAATTTAACCTGAAGTTCAAGCAGTATACTTTATTTATGGGTTCGATCGAACCAAGAAAAAATATTTCTACTTTGCTTGATGCGTATGAGCGAATACCACTCAAGCGCAGGCAACAGACTCCGTTAGTGATCAGTGGCTTCAAAGGTTGGAGAAGTGAAAATCTTCATTTTCGTTTCGAAAAAGGCGAGCGAGAAGGTTGGCTTAGGTATCTTGGCTTTACCGCTTCTTCAGATTTGCCTGCTCTTTATGCCGGAGCTGTAAGTTTCTTGTTTCCATCGCTGTATGAGGGTTTTGGACTACCTGTCTTAGAGGCAATGGCCTCTGGCACACCGGTAGTCTGTTCAGATAGTTCTTCACTTCCGGAAGTTGCAGGGCCGGGCGCATTAATGTGTGATGCTATGGATGTTGAAACATTAACAAGTTTAATTATAAAAAGTCTTGATGACGATGTCTGGCAGTTGCATGCCGTAGAACTCGGGAAAATACATGCAGGTAAGTTCTCATGGGAAAGATGCGCGGCGGAGACGATTGCAGCATACAAACAGGTTAGATAA
- a CDS encoding glycosyltransferase family 4 protein encodes MLKVLHFYKTYYPDTFGGIEQVIYQLSESSISFNIESTVLSLSRRGNSKDDTIGNQHVFYSKTDFEIASTPFSLSCIKTFKSLVEKADIIHYHFPFPFMDMLHFICGVKKPTILSYHSDIVKQKSILRLYTPLMEHFLDSVDCIVAASPNYAETSYVLQKYKDKVQVIPYGLDERPYLREDNDRLQFWENKVGKDFFLFIGAFRYYKGLHTLLNAAHNTSLPIVIVGSGVIEKELKAQAEGLSLPNVHFVGALPDKDKAALLQLCFSVVFPSHLRSEAFGITLLEGAMYGKPLISCEIGTGTSYINQNNQTGIVIPPSDSTALHDAMLTLWEDKQLATKYGKNARARFEALFTAERMAERYNDLYRSLLIDSENK; translated from the coding sequence ATGTTGAAAGTACTACATTTTTATAAAACATATTACCCAGATACATTTGGTGGTATTGAGCAAGTTATTTATCAACTGAGCGAGTCGAGTATATCATTCAATATAGAATCAACGGTTTTATCACTTAGTAGGCGCGGTAATAGTAAGGACGATACTATTGGCAATCAACATGTTTTTTACAGTAAAACGGATTTTGAGATAGCCTCAACGCCATTTTCACTTTCCTGTATCAAAACATTTAAATCTTTGGTTGAGAAGGCTGATATTATTCATTATCATTTTCCTTTTCCATTTATGGATATGCTTCACTTTATTTGTGGCGTAAAAAAACCTACAATTTTGAGTTATCATTCTGATATAGTTAAACAGAAGTCTATTTTACGTTTGTATACTCCTCTTATGGAGCATTTTTTGGATTCAGTGGACTGTATTGTCGCAGCGTCGCCAAATTATGCAGAAACTAGCTATGTGCTTCAGAAATACAAAGACAAGGTTCAGGTTATACCATATGGTTTAGATGAGCGCCCCTATCTTAGAGAAGATAATGATAGGCTTCAATTCTGGGAAAATAAGGTTGGCAAAGATTTCTTCCTATTTATAGGTGCGTTCCGTTATTATAAAGGACTACATACACTACTTAATGCCGCGCATAATACATCATTACCGATCGTGATAGTGGGTTCTGGTGTGATCGAAAAAGAATTGAAAGCCCAGGCGGAAGGATTATCACTGCCGAACGTTCACTTTGTTGGTGCACTACCAGACAAAGATAAAGCGGCATTATTGCAACTTTGTTTTAGTGTGGTTTTTCCATCACATTTGCGCTCTGAAGCTTTCGGTATAACTTTACTTGAAGGAGCAATGTACGGGAAACCATTAATCTCCTGTGAGATAGGCACAGGTACAAGTTATATTAATCAGAATAATCAAACAGGTATTGTAATACCGCCTTCAGATAGTACGGCTTTACATGATGCAATGTTGACACTTTGGGAAGATAAACAGTTAGCAACAAAGTATGGTAAGAATGCTCGAGCTCGTTTCGAAGCCTTATTTACAGCGGAACGAATGGCAGAAAGATATAATGATTTATATCGTTCATTACTTATAGATAGTGAAAATAAATAG
- a CDS encoding EamA family transporter — protein MYPLFNWALVAVGVIMGSLGSLFMKWGAIKMPQDLTGNVFNLIYNILINPLLMLGIILYAIPAAIWIWLLRTMPLTLLQPALSLTYVISALLAVFLLHEHVSVLRWVGIFVIVFGVILVAQN, from the coding sequence ATGTATCCTCTATTTAATTGGGCTTTAGTTGCAGTGGGTGTTATTATGGGCTCTCTCGGTTCGTTATTTATGAAATGGGGTGCTATTAAAATGCCTCAGGACTTAACTGGGAATGTTTTTAATTTAATTTATAATATACTGATAAATCCCTTGCTGATGCTTGGCATTATTCTCTATGCTATTCCTGCGGCGATATGGATATGGTTGTTGAGAACCATGCCATTAACATTATTACAACCTGCATTATCACTTACCTACGTCATATCTGCTTTATTAGCTGTATTTTTACTTCATGAGCATGTTTCTGTTTTAAGGTGGGTCGGTATTTTTGTTATTGTTTTTGGTGTGATACTTGTTGCGCAGAATTGA